One genomic region from Conexibacter woesei DSM 14684 encodes:
- a CDS encoding GntR family transcriptional regulator: MSRQAGGSSLVEHVHRELREDILDGRYAAGAHLRLGELAAEHGVSFIPIREALRRLEGERLVEVERNRGARVAPLSLEDARDVYASRIVVEAHALRLAFPRLTDAELSRSAAAIDAMTTLFEAGRSREAYAQHRIVHFAIYEAAESPWTLHLIAQLWAGAERYVRRSAALRGTPQEFAAEHRAVLAAVEAGDEDAAVQRLEEHLRKTQALLEGVVEPTLETE, encoded by the coding sequence ATGAGCCGCCAGGCCGGCGGCAGCAGCCTCGTCGAGCACGTCCACCGCGAGCTGCGCGAGGACATCCTCGACGGGCGCTACGCGGCCGGAGCGCACCTGCGGCTCGGCGAGCTGGCGGCCGAGCACGGCGTCAGCTTCATCCCGATCCGCGAGGCGCTGCGGCGTCTGGAGGGCGAGCGGCTGGTCGAGGTCGAGCGCAACCGCGGCGCGCGCGTCGCGCCGCTGAGCCTCGAGGACGCACGCGACGTCTACGCATCGCGGATCGTCGTCGAGGCGCACGCGCTGCGGCTCGCGTTCCCGCGTCTCACCGACGCCGAGCTGAGCCGCTCCGCGGCCGCGATCGACGCGATGACGACGCTGTTCGAGGCGGGCCGCAGCCGCGAGGCGTACGCCCAGCACCGGATCGTGCACTTCGCGATCTACGAAGCCGCGGAGTCGCCGTGGACGCTGCACCTGATCGCGCAGCTGTGGGCCGGAGCCGAGCGCTACGTGCGCCGCTCCGCCGCGCTGCGCGGCACGCCGCAGGAGTTCGCCGCCGAGCATCGCGCGGTCCTCGCCGCCGTCGAGGCGGGCGACGAGGACGCGGCCGTGCAGCGGCTGGAGGAGCACCTGCGCAAGACCCAGGCGCTGCTCGAAGGCGTCGTGGAGCCGACCTTGGAGACGGAATGA
- a CDS encoding M20 family metallopeptidase: MSAVTAETLVADLQALVRIDSQNPGPMEAGVGAWLTRRLDLPGIRTVRQSVPGGGENLLFTVAGRGDAPRLVLSAHMDTVPVGVDWSVEPLGGEVRDGAVWGRGSCDMKAGLAVAVGLLDALAGQAPPAGDVVLAATVDEEGASMRGAHALVEGGLVTAADQLVALEPTALRLRIAQVGLRWIELVTHGVMGHAGRAHRDGVDANHLAALIVCELKERVGELAPPHELLGPPRTTCGVIAGGVATNVIPGACRAELDVRVVPPAQPADAMALVREIADGVVARFPGSSCELRPLGVGRPPVVADPGARIVQGLRAAWEEVHDGARLAQGGEDGHEAYTDASMIAALTGSSSCTVWGPGLPRHAHVSDEHVEIEQLVTAARVLERLVAAWGTAIEGREPA, encoded by the coding sequence ATGAGCGCCGTCACCGCCGAGACGCTCGTCGCCGACCTGCAGGCGCTCGTCCGGATCGACTCGCAGAACCCCGGGCCGATGGAGGCCGGCGTCGGCGCCTGGCTGACCCGCCGGCTCGACCTCCCCGGCATCCGGACCGTGCGCCAGTCGGTCCCCGGCGGCGGCGAGAACCTGCTGTTCACCGTCGCCGGCCGCGGCGACGCGCCGCGGCTCGTGCTCAGCGCCCACATGGACACCGTCCCGGTCGGCGTCGACTGGAGCGTCGAGCCGCTCGGCGGCGAGGTGCGCGACGGCGCGGTCTGGGGCCGCGGATCGTGCGACATGAAGGCCGGCCTCGCCGTCGCCGTCGGGCTGCTCGACGCGCTCGCCGGGCAGGCGCCTCCGGCCGGCGACGTCGTGCTGGCCGCGACCGTCGACGAGGAGGGCGCGTCGATGCGCGGCGCGCACGCGCTCGTCGAGGGCGGGCTCGTCACGGCCGCCGACCAGCTCGTCGCGCTGGAGCCGACCGCGCTGCGCCTGCGGATCGCGCAGGTCGGCCTGCGCTGGATCGAGCTGGTCACGCACGGCGTGATGGGCCACGCCGGGCGCGCGCACCGCGACGGCGTCGACGCCAACCATCTTGCCGCGCTGATCGTCTGCGAGCTGAAGGAGCGCGTCGGCGAGCTGGCCCCGCCCCACGAGCTGCTCGGCCCGCCGCGCACGACCTGCGGCGTGATCGCCGGCGGCGTCGCGACGAACGTGATCCCAGGCGCGTGCCGCGCCGAGCTCGACGTGCGCGTCGTCCCGCCCGCCCAGCCCGCCGACGCGATGGCGCTCGTGCGCGAGATCGCCGACGGCGTCGTCGCCCGCTTCCCCGGCAGCAGCTGCGAGCTGCGCCCGCTCGGAGTCGGGCGGCCGCCGGTCGTCGCCGACCCCGGCGCGCGGATCGTGCAAGGCCTGCGCGCCGCCTGGGAGGAGGTCCACGACGGCGCGCGACTCGCCCAGGGCGGCGAGGACGGCCACGAGGCCTACACCGACGCGTCGATGATCGCGGCGCTGACGGGGTCGAGCTCGTGCACCGTCTGGGGCCCGGGCCTGCCGCGCCACGCGCACGTCTCCGACGAGCACGTCGAGATCGAGCAGCTCGTGACCGCCGCGCGCGTGCTCGAACGGCTCGTCGCCGCGTGGGGCACGGCGATCGAGGGACGGGAGCCGGCATGA
- a CDS encoding SDR family NAD(P)-dependent oxidoreductase yields the protein MSLSLPDGHRAVVVGAGGAIGAAVCRAYAAAGAHVTALDLDAAAAQTLRDALPGGPHAADALDVTDRAAVERAAAAAGAVDSVVYAAGLAPTFELLAFDWDAYHRTLAVNLHGALHVAAAFGAQMTAAARPGVLTFLSSTAGKHGEAGAIAYCASKFALQGAVECFAAEVGPRGLRVNAICPGNVDTPMLRGVAEAQGALEGRDADAVLSDYAQSAAARRLVTVEEVGAVAVWLASPLASGITGESVNVDAGALTG from the coding sequence ATGAGCCTGTCGCTTCCCGACGGTCATCGCGCGGTCGTCGTCGGCGCGGGCGGCGCGATCGGCGCCGCCGTCTGCCGCGCCTACGCCGCCGCGGGCGCCCACGTGACCGCGCTCGACCTCGACGCCGCCGCGGCGCAGACGCTCCGCGACGCGCTGCCGGGCGGACCGCACGCCGCCGACGCGCTCGACGTGACTGACCGCGCCGCCGTCGAGCGCGCCGCGGCCGCCGCGGGCGCCGTCGACTCGGTCGTCTACGCGGCCGGTCTCGCGCCGACGTTCGAGCTGCTCGCGTTCGACTGGGACGCATACCACCGCACGCTCGCGGTCAACCTCCACGGCGCGCTGCACGTCGCGGCCGCGTTCGGCGCGCAGATGACGGCCGCCGCGCGGCCGGGCGTGCTGACGTTCCTGTCCTCGACGGCCGGCAAGCACGGCGAGGCCGGCGCGATCGCCTACTGCGCGTCGAAGTTCGCGCTCCAGGGCGCGGTCGAGTGCTTCGCGGCCGAGGTCGGGCCGCGCGGGCTGCGCGTCAACGCGATCTGCCCCGGCAACGTCGACACGCCGATGCTGCGCGGCGTCGCCGAGGCGCAGGGCGCGCTGGAGGGCCGCGACGCCGACGCCGTGCTGAGCGACTACGCGCAGAGCGCTGCGGCGCGGCGCCTCGTGACCGTCGAGGAGGTCGGCGCCGTCGCGGTCTGGCTCGCCTCGCCGCTGGCGTCCGGCATCACCGGCGAATCGGTCAACGTCGACGCGGGAGCGCTGACCGGATGA
- a CDS encoding alpha-ketoacid dehydrogenase subunit beta, with product MSASTNAPTLRNRPTSVFVAEAIGLEMERDEKIVVLGEDVGRMGGVFGSTRDLQKRFGETRVRDTPIAEMAFTGMGVGLALAGYRPLIEIMFVDFIGVCLEQVYNAAAKNRYMSGGAVEQPIVFKTAGGVLGAAAQHSQCLWGLFAHLPGLEVVVPSNPYDYKGLMAASLASPNPTVFIEHKQLLVQRADQYRHGAEVPEERYVVPLGEAATVRDGSDLTIATLGLTVTTALEAADALAADGVEAEVIDLRTVVPLDVATVATSAAKTGRLLVVDEDYLSFGLSGELITRVVERVGLGGLRAVGRHAVPDVPIPAAATLERAVIPSPDSIASAAKRLLA from the coding sequence ATGAGCGCTTCCACGAACGCACCGACCCTGCGCAACCGCCCGACCTCCGTCTTCGTCGCCGAGGCGATCGGGCTCGAGATGGAGCGCGACGAGAAGATCGTCGTGCTGGGCGAGGACGTCGGCCGCATGGGCGGCGTCTTCGGCTCCACCCGCGACCTGCAGAAGCGCTTCGGCGAGACGCGCGTGCGCGATACGCCGATCGCCGAGATGGCGTTCACCGGCATGGGCGTCGGACTGGCCCTCGCCGGCTACCGCCCGCTGATCGAGATCATGTTCGTCGACTTCATCGGCGTCTGCCTCGAACAGGTCTACAACGCCGCGGCGAAGAACCGCTACATGTCCGGCGGCGCGGTCGAGCAGCCGATCGTCTTCAAGACGGCCGGCGGCGTCCTCGGCGCCGCGGCACAGCACTCGCAGTGCCTCTGGGGCCTGTTCGCGCACCTGCCCGGCCTCGAGGTCGTCGTGCCGTCGAACCCATACGACTACAAGGGCCTGATGGCGGCCAGCCTCGCCTCCCCCAACCCGACCGTCTTCATCGAGCACAAGCAGCTGCTCGTGCAGCGCGCCGACCAGTACCGCCACGGCGCCGAGGTGCCCGAGGAGCGCTACGTCGTCCCGCTCGGCGAGGCGGCGACGGTGCGCGACGGCTCCGACCTCACGATCGCGACGCTCGGGCTGACCGTCACGACGGCGCTGGAAGCGGCCGACGCGCTCGCGGCCGACGGCGTCGAGGCCGAGGTGATCGACCTCCGCACCGTCGTCCCGCTCGACGTCGCCACCGTCGCGACGTCGGCGGCGAAGACCGGCCGCCTGCTCGTCGTCGACGAGGACTACCTCAGCTTCGGCCTCTCGGGCGAGCTGATCACGCGCGTCGTCGAGCGCGTCGGGCTCGGCGGCCTGCGCGCCGTCGGCCGCCACGCCGTGCCCGACGTGCCGATCCCGGCCGCGGCCACACTCGAGCGCGCGGTGATCCCGTCGCCCGACTCGATCGCCAGCGCCGCGAAGAGACTGCTCGCATGA
- a CDS encoding thiamine pyrophosphate-dependent dehydrogenase E1 component subunit alpha: MSSPTPLDRYRWMARMREFDLACLEGVPTGEIHGELHTGIGQEAIAAGMAGSLRQDDALVSTHRNHSHALAKGVDPRALMAEIYERTTGLCGGYGGHMHPFDPARNFSATGIVGASLPVALGYAYAIAAEGRDAIAVAVTGDAGSNHGTFHECMNIAAAWELPLVVVVENNRYGISVSSEDVIPTATIAERAAAYDCIGETVDGTDAEAVAETFGRLVAETRAASAPCVFEATCFRFQGHYEGDPQIYRTRAEHEQIRRDGDPLLVARARLTAAAVATGDELDAIDTAAREEMQELLRSVREDPMPDPTTALEHVFA; encoded by the coding sequence ATGAGCAGCCCCACCCCGCTGGACCGCTACCGCTGGATGGCGCGCATGCGCGAGTTCGATCTCGCCTGCCTGGAGGGCGTCCCGACCGGCGAGATCCACGGCGAGCTGCACACCGGCATCGGCCAGGAGGCGATCGCCGCCGGGATGGCCGGCTCCCTGCGCCAGGACGACGCGCTCGTGAGCACGCATCGCAACCACTCCCACGCGCTCGCCAAGGGCGTCGACCCGCGCGCGCTGATGGCCGAGATCTACGAGCGCACGACCGGGCTGTGCGGCGGCTACGGCGGCCACATGCACCCGTTCGACCCGGCTCGCAACTTCTCCGCGACGGGGATCGTCGGCGCCTCCCTGCCGGTCGCGCTCGGGTACGCCTACGCGATCGCCGCCGAAGGGCGCGACGCGATCGCCGTCGCCGTCACCGGCGACGCGGGCTCCAACCACGGCACGTTCCACGAGTGCATGAACATCGCGGCGGCGTGGGAGCTGCCGCTCGTCGTCGTCGTCGAGAACAACCGCTACGGCATCAGCGTCTCGAGCGAGGACGTGATCCCGACCGCGACGATCGCCGAGCGCGCCGCCGCCTACGACTGCATTGGCGAGACGGTCGACGGCACCGACGCCGAGGCCGTCGCCGAGACGTTCGGCCGGCTCGTCGCCGAGACCCGCGCGGCGTCGGCGCCGTGCGTCTTCGAGGCCACCTGCTTCCGCTTCCAGGGGCACTACGAAGGCGATCCGCAGATCTACCGCACCAGAGCCGAGCACGAGCAGATCCGCCGCGACGGCGATCCGCTGCTGGTGGCGCGCGCACGGCTGACCGCCGCCGCCGTCGCGACCGGCGACGAGCTCGACGCGATCGACACGGCCGCGCGCGAGGAGATGCAGGAGCTGCTGCGCTCCGTCCGCGAGGACCCGATGCCGGACCCGACCACCGCACTGGAGCACGTCTTCGCATGA
- a CDS encoding VOC family protein, with protein MEPTSAAARRPSFRLAHASLAVDDVDRAVTFYSAAFGAHPVLVDHGMTDLIGRTVGVAGVGADLAQLRLPGTEQMIELIAFRGVPAGREDDAPTRVGHGHVCFEVDDLEAALAHVERLGAARVGEVVRFPEGRAVYVREPAGSVFELEEVSPS; from the coding sequence GTGGAGCCGACCTCCGCAGCCGCGCGACGGCCGTCTTTCCGTCTCGCGCACGCATCGCTCGCGGTCGACGACGTCGACCGCGCGGTCACGTTCTACAGCGCGGCGTTCGGCGCCCACCCCGTCCTCGTCGACCACGGCATGACCGACCTGATCGGCCGGACCGTCGGCGTCGCAGGCGTCGGCGCCGACCTCGCCCAGCTGCGACTGCCCGGCACCGAGCAGATGATCGAGCTGATCGCCTTCCGCGGCGTCCCCGCCGGCCGCGAGGACGACGCTCCCACCCGCGTCGGCCACGGGCATGTCTGCTTCGAGGTCGACGACCTCGAAGCAGCGCTCGCGCACGTCGAGCGCCTCGGCGCTGCACGCGTCGGCGAGGTCGTGCGCTTCCCGGAGGGCCGCGCGGTCTACGTGCGCGAGCCGGCCGGCTCCGTCTTCGAGCTCGAGGAGGTCTCCCCGTCATGA
- a CDS encoding dihydrolipoamide acetyltransferase family protein, with protein sequence MPDVVMPRLSDSMEEGTIIKWLKASGEEVARGEELVEIETDKANMTYEADASGTLEIVAEEGATLPIGEPIARLAGGEEPARGAAPAPAAEAPAAPTATAAGGDRNGRVKASPVARRLASELGVDLAGVVGSGPGGRIVKADVEGAAKGGTETAAAPVAEPPAPAAPAPAAPAPAATPGPVVSGDAGSGKGEVTVQELTRTQQVIARRMAESKATIPDYTVTTEVDMEAAVQLREQMKAAATETLRAPSFNDMVVKAAALALREIPKANGGYRDGKWELYSRVNVGIAVATDDALIVPTVFDADKKALGEISRDARALAARVRAGRITPPELSGATFTVSNLGMFGTTEFTAVIVPGQAGILSVGALRDTPVVRGGQIVPGKRMSVTITADHRILNGAEAAQFIARIRELLETPFSLAL encoded by the coding sequence GTGCCCGATGTCGTGATGCCCCGCCTGTCGGACTCGATGGAGGAGGGCACGATCATCAAGTGGTTGAAGGCCTCCGGCGAGGAGGTGGCGCGGGGCGAGGAGCTTGTCGAGATCGAGACCGACAAGGCGAACATGACCTATGAGGCCGACGCCTCCGGCACCTTGGAGATCGTCGCCGAGGAGGGCGCCACGCTGCCGATCGGCGAGCCGATCGCGCGGCTGGCCGGGGGCGAGGAGCCGGCGCGGGGCGCTGCGCCCGCACCCGCCGCGGAGGCGCCCGCCGCTCCGACCGCGACCGCTGCCGGCGGCGACAGAAACGGCCGCGTGAAGGCCTCGCCCGTCGCGCGGCGGTTGGCGAGCGAGCTGGGCGTCGACCTGGCCGGTGTCGTCGGCTCCGGCCCGGGCGGCCGGATCGTGAAGGCCGATGTCGAGGGTGCCGCGAAGGGCGGCACCGAGACTGCCGCGGCGCCCGTCGCCGAGCCGCCTGCTCCCGCCGCTCCTGCTCCCGCCGCTCCCGCTCCCGCCGCGACACCCGGCCCGGTCGTCTCCGGCGATGCCGGATCCGGGAAGGGTGAGGTGACGGTCCAGGAGCTGACGCGCACGCAGCAGGTGATCGCGCGGCGGATGGCGGAGTCGAAGGCGACGATCCCGGACTACACCGTGACGACCGAGGTCGACATGGAGGCCGCGGTCCAGTTGCGCGAGCAGATGAAGGCCGCCGCGACCGAGACGCTCCGCGCGCCGTCGTTCAACGACATGGTCGTCAAAGCCGCCGCGTTGGCGCTGCGGGAGATCCCGAAGGCCAACGGCGGCTACAGAGACGGCAAGTGGGAGCTCTACTCGCGCGTCAACGTCGGGATCGCGGTCGCGACCGACGACGCGCTGATCGTCCCGACCGTCTTCGACGCCGACAAGAAGGCGCTCGGCGAGATCTCCCGCGACGCACGCGCGCTCGCGGCGCGCGTGCGGGCCGGCAGAATCACACCGCCGGAGCTGTCGGGCGCGACCTTCACGGTCTCCAACCTCGGCATGTTCGGCACGACCGAGTTCACCGCCGTGATCGTCCCCGGCCAGGCCGGCATCCTCTCCGTCGGCGCGCTGCGCGACACACCCGTCGTCAGAGGCGGCCAGATCGTCCCCGGCAAGCGCATGAGCGTCACCATCACCGCCGACCACCGCATCCTCAACGGCGCCGAAGCCGCCCAATTCATCGCCCGCATCCGCGAACTCCTCGAAACACCCTTCTCGCTCGCGCTCTAG
- a CDS encoding urea amidolyase associated protein UAAP2: MSVREETVAARGPWSGVVRAGQTLSIADLHGNQAVDCLLYRAQDTAERYSAPDTIVRQGSIFLTTGSVLLSNEGNPLMTVVGDDVGRHDTVGGACSKESNTLRYGHHTRHQHACVENFLREGARWGLTKRDLVSNINWYMNVPVDEDGTLGIVDGISAPGLTVTLRAEVDVLVLVSNCPQVNNPCNGFDPTPVRMTIADAGS; the protein is encoded by the coding sequence ATGAGCGTGCGCGAGGAGACCGTTGCGGCCCGCGGGCCGTGGTCGGGGGTCGTGCGCGCCGGCCAGACGCTGTCGATCGCCGACCTCCACGGCAACCAGGCGGTCGACTGCCTGCTGTACCGCGCGCAGGACACCGCCGAGCGCTACTCGGCGCCGGACACGATCGTCCGGCAGGGATCGATCTTCCTCACGACCGGATCGGTGCTGCTCTCCAACGAGGGCAACCCGCTGATGACCGTCGTCGGCGACGACGTCGGCCGCCACGACACGGTCGGCGGCGCCTGCTCGAAGGAGTCGAACACGCTGCGCTACGGCCACCACACGCGCCACCAGCACGCGTGCGTGGAGAACTTCCTGCGCGAAGGCGCACGCTGGGGGCTGACCAAGCGCGACCTCGTCTCGAACATCAACTGGTACATGAACGTGCCGGTCGACGAGGACGGGACGCTCGGCATCGTCGACGGCATCTCCGCACCGGGGCTGACGGTGACGCTGCGGGCGGAGGTCGACGTGCTCGTGCTCGTCTCCAACTGCCCGCAGGTCAACAACCCCTGCAACGGCTTCGACCCGACGCCCGTGCGGATGACGATCGCGGACGCCGGGTCGTGA
- a CDS encoding urea amidolyase associated protein UAAP1: MSSEPLTNTTWAAREHARAQAGTRTEAMPVLPASSWDDVPDGVSPAALTWAERIAAGGYSSKVLARGTTLRLRDRDGEACAHVLLYNADQPWERLNVADTVKVPWQAYLGAGHPLLSDQGRVLATIVADSSGAHDALCGTSTAPANVARYGDGSAHSATPAGRELLILAAAKHGLGPRDIPPSLSFFKGVRVEADGGLRFDGAPRAGTTVELRCELPVVALVANVPHPLDPRERYTCSTLELLAWRGEPTGPDDPLWSSTPELERAFLNTADYADARGLA; encoded by the coding sequence ATGAGCAGTGAGCCGCTGACGAACACCACATGGGCCGCGCGCGAGCATGCGCGCGCTCAGGCAGGCACACGGACCGAGGCGATGCCGGTGCTGCCGGCGTCGTCGTGGGACGACGTGCCCGACGGCGTCTCCCCCGCCGCGCTGACCTGGGCCGAGCGGATCGCCGCCGGCGGCTACAGCTCGAAGGTCCTCGCACGCGGCACGACGCTGCGGCTGCGCGACCGCGACGGCGAGGCGTGCGCCCACGTCCTGCTCTACAACGCCGACCAACCGTGGGAGCGGCTCAACGTCGCCGACACCGTGAAGGTCCCCTGGCAGGCGTACCTCGGCGCGGGCCACCCGCTGCTGAGCGACCAGGGGCGCGTGCTGGCGACGATCGTCGCCGACTCCTCGGGAGCGCACGACGCGCTGTGCGGCACGTCGACCGCACCGGCGAACGTCGCCCGCTACGGCGACGGCAGCGCGCACAGCGCGACGCCCGCGGGACGTGAGCTGCTGATCCTCGCCGCTGCCAAGCACGGCCTCGGACCGCGCGACATCCCCCCGTCGCTGTCGTTCTTCAAGGGCGTCCGCGTCGAGGCCGACGGCGGCCTGCGCTTCGACGGCGCGCCGCGCGCCGGCACGACGGTCGAGCTGCGCTGCGAGCTGCCCGTCGTCGCGCTCGTCGCGAACGTGCCGCACCCGCTCGATCCGCGCGAGCGCTACACCTGCTCGACGCTCGAGCTGCTCGCCTGGCGCGGCGAGCCGACCGGGCCCGACGATCCGCTGTGGTCCTCCACGCCCGAGCTGGAGCGCGCCTTCCTCAACACCGCCGACTACGCCGACGCGCGGGGGCTGGCATGA
- a CDS encoding arginase family protein, producing the protein MIGYAFAPQTLRHDPPPTMLRTAGAAVALGEDNIAGPARCAAAHELVEASGLLDRLARLDVAPAPDGALLAVHDAAYLAALEAASAGGPWAFDFAPVTFATADAARLSAGCGVAAVDAVLDGRVRRAFAQTHPPGHHAERALAAGSSYLNTVACAAAHARARGAERVLIVDWDVHIGNGAEQIFADDPSVLALSIHQDGWYPDHAGDVASRGADSTTVNVPLPPAVGDDGYLLVLEAVVAPIARRFAPDAIVVAAGQDIGIFDPMGRMLVSAAGFRALGARIAALADEVCEGRLVVCVEGGYSLLYAPLCALRVLEGIAGEDAGVADPFEGDAELRAAATPPDGRLDAAIERVRTTHSRWFREERSHR; encoded by the coding sequence ATGATCGGCTACGCCTTCGCCCCACAGACGCTCCGCCACGATCCCCCGCCGACGATGCTGCGCACGGCCGGAGCGGCCGTCGCGCTGGGCGAGGACAACATCGCCGGACCCGCCCGCTGCGCCGCCGCGCACGAGCTGGTCGAGGCGAGCGGGCTGCTCGACCGGCTCGCGCGACTCGACGTCGCGCCGGCACCCGACGGCGCGCTGCTGGCGGTGCACGACGCCGCGTACCTCGCCGCGCTCGAGGCCGCGAGCGCCGGCGGCCCGTGGGCGTTCGACTTCGCGCCGGTGACGTTCGCGACGGCGGACGCGGCGCGCCTGTCGGCGGGCTGCGGAGTGGCGGCGGTCGACGCCGTGCTCGACGGCCGCGTGCGGCGCGCGTTCGCGCAGACCCACCCGCCCGGCCACCACGCCGAGCGCGCACTCGCCGCCGGCTCGAGCTATCTCAACACGGTCGCGTGCGCGGCCGCGCACGCGCGTGCGCGCGGCGCCGAGCGCGTGCTGATCGTCGACTGGGACGTCCACATCGGCAACGGGGCAGAGCAGATCTTCGCGGACGACCCGAGCGTGCTCGCGCTCTCGATCCACCAGGACGGCTGGTACCCCGACCACGCGGGCGACGTCGCGAGCCGCGGCGCCGACTCGACAACCGTCAACGTCCCGCTTCCGCCCGCCGTCGGCGACGACGGCTACCTGCTCGTGCTGGAGGCCGTCGTCGCCCCGATCGCGCGCCGCTTCGCGCCCGACGCGATCGTCGTCGCCGCCGGGCAGGACATCGGGATCTTCGACCCGATGGGCCGGATGCTGGTGTCCGCCGCCGGCTTCCGCGCGCTCGGCGCGCGCATCGCGGCGTTGGCGGACGAGGTCTGCGAAGGGCGCCTCGTCGTCTGCGTGGAGGGCGGCTACAGCCTGCTCTACGCGCCGCTGTGCGCGCTGCGCGTGCTGGAGGGCATCGCCGGCGAGGACGCGGGCGTCGCAGACCCGTTCGAGGGCGACGCCGAGCTGCGCGCAGCCGCGACGCCGCCCGACGGACGGCTGGACGCGGCGATCGAGCGGGTCCGGACGACCCACTCGCGTTGGTTTCGAGAGGAGAGGTCACACCGATGA
- a CDS encoding GntR family transcriptional regulator — MSEGADVIEPLDTGLLPQRVKARLVDAIVDGAFAGGMLPNETELARMFGVSRPTVRGALRSLEGEGLITRRRGIGTRINPHVARSRVTLNRVVGFWDLIREAGHEPGISYTRIRRAPASLEVATRFACDPGEPLLLIDRRFTADGEPAIAVTEMIRRSHLRRDVEPDDVQESIFDFADAHATAPIDHTVVEVTPVVAGPELCELLSIAEGAPLLRLIETHYSREATLLMVSDIHVVDRFVRFNVIRRRA; from the coding sequence ATGAGCGAGGGAGCTGACGTGATCGAGCCGCTGGACACCGGCCTGCTGCCCCAGCGCGTCAAGGCGCGGCTGGTGGACGCGATCGTCGACGGGGCGTTCGCCGGCGGCATGCTGCCGAACGAGACCGAGCTGGCGCGCATGTTCGGCGTCAGTCGCCCGACCGTCCGCGGCGCGCTGCGGTCGCTGGAGGGGGAGGGCCTGATCACCCGCCGTCGCGGCATCGGCACGCGCATCAACCCGCACGTCGCGCGCTCGCGCGTGACGCTCAACCGCGTCGTCGGCTTCTGGGACCTGATCCGCGAGGCCGGCCACGAGCCCGGCATCTCCTACACGCGCATCCGCCGGGCGCCCGCGTCGCTCGAGGTCGCGACCCGCTTCGCCTGCGACCCGGGGGAGCCGCTGCTGCTGATCGACCGCCGCTTCACCGCCGACGGCGAGCCGGCGATCGCGGTCACCGAGATGATCCGGCGCAGTCACCTGCGCAGGGACGTCGAGCCCGACGACGTGCAGGAGTCGATCTTCGACTTCGCCGACGCGCATGCGACCGCGCCGATCGACCACACCGTCGTCGAGGTCACCCCGGTCGTCGCCGGGCCCGAGCTGTGCGAGCTGCTGTCGATCGCCGAGGGCGCGCCGCTGCTGCGGCTGATCGAGACCCACTACTCGCGCGAGGCGACGCTGCTGATGGTCAGCGACATCCACGTCGTCGACCGCTTCGTCCGCTTCAACGTGATTCGGCGCCGCGCGTGA